The following coding sequences lie in one Marinihelvus fidelis genomic window:
- a CDS encoding DUF1761 domain-containing protein, whose product MPPIEWLPTIVAAVSAFVVGGIWYSPLLFAKAWQRETGLSDEQLNAANKGKIFGIAFVLCLLAAMAFSMFIGLFGERSESLFIPLHSGLIIGLAWVATSFGVNYLFELKSLKLWLINAGYHAVQFAVYGLVFGLM is encoded by the coding sequence ATGCCTCCCATCGAATGGTTACCCACAATCGTCGCCGCCGTTTCCGCGTTTGTCGTCGGCGGCATCTGGTACTCGCCCCTGCTGTTCGCCAAGGCATGGCAACGCGAGACCGGGCTGTCGGATGAGCAGCTGAACGCCGCCAACAAGGGCAAGATTTTTGGTATCGCCTTCGTGCTCTGCCTGCTGGCCGCGATGGCGTTCTCGATGTTTATTGGCCTGTTCGGTGAGCGCTCCGAGAGCCTGTTCATACCCCTGCACTCCGGGCTGATTATCGGCCTGGCCTGGGTGGCGACCTCGTTCGGGGTGAATTACCTGTTCGAACTCAAGAGCCTGAAGCTCTGGCTCATCAACGCCGGCTACCACGCGGTGCAGTTTGCCGTGTACGGGCTGGTCTTCGGCCTGATGTAA
- a CDS encoding tail fiber domain-containing protein has protein sequence MKGDSFDFRAIKLPTLVLLAAPLVFPAVSAHALECANRAGGAAWATAPDDNGLPVSTACGNAAVASGVGGTALGSGAEALGQSSTALGIGTEALGENGIALGNDAMAAEEEAVAIGWMAESLGVGGVALGGSADAGDSLATAVGLRAEAQGIASVALGNHSYSSEDFSISIGHATNFLWIDGDYLPNGSSSIAIGANSRASGDDAVAIGPFAIAAGNRSVAIGNRAVAQNNNTIVLGSIPGFHGAPAYADVAIGTTAPLAPLHVARNNGAAGILVTETHQATGPRTLLELENNGNPEFRLTNTANNNSWVFSAGLRFVVKNNLGDWVMRVTDTGDMEIGGDMNVGGTLTEMSDRNEKHAVEPLAGEWVLEKLAQVPVSEWSYKGEAADQRHIGPMAQDFYAAFGLASGETRISARDMAGVNMAAVKALENRNRELEMKNAALEERLELVESLVAQLLPKTAQN, from the coding sequence ATGAAAGGGGATTCGTTCGACTTCCGGGCAATCAAACTGCCAACGCTGGTGTTGCTGGCCGCACCGCTGGTTTTTCCCGCCGTGTCCGCCCACGCGCTTGAATGCGCCAATCGCGCCGGCGGCGCCGCATGGGCGACAGCCCCGGACGACAACGGCCTTCCGGTCTCAACGGCCTGTGGCAACGCCGCCGTCGCGTCGGGCGTCGGTGGCACCGCGCTGGGCAGCGGCGCGGAAGCCCTGGGCCAGAGCAGCACCGCACTGGGCATCGGCACGGAAGCGCTGGGCGAGAACGGCATCGCGCTGGGGAATGACGCGATGGCTGCCGAAGAAGAGGCCGTCGCCATTGGATGGATGGCGGAATCACTGGGGGTTGGTGGTGTTGCATTGGGTGGATCGGCCGATGCCGGCGATTCACTGGCGACCGCGGTGGGCCTCAGGGCGGAAGCGCAGGGAATAGCCAGCGTAGCCCTGGGCAATCATTCTTATTCGTCAGAGGACTTCAGCATCTCGATCGGTCACGCCACGAACTTCCTTTGGATCGATGGCGATTACCTGCCCAATGGCAGTTCTTCCATCGCCATTGGGGCGAACAGCCGCGCGAGCGGTGATGATGCCGTTGCAATTGGGCCCTTTGCGATCGCCGCCGGCAACCGCAGCGTGGCGATTGGGAACCGGGCAGTGGCGCAGAACAACAACACCATCGTGCTTGGCTCCATCCCCGGCTTTCACGGCGCTCCCGCGTATGCCGACGTCGCGATCGGAACCACCGCCCCACTGGCGCCACTTCACGTGGCACGCAACAACGGCGCGGCCGGCATCCTGGTGACCGAAACCCACCAGGCGACAGGCCCGCGCACGCTGCTCGAACTCGAAAACAACGGCAACCCGGAGTTCAGGCTGACCAATACCGCCAACAACAACTCCTGGGTGTTCAGCGCCGGGCTGCGTTTCGTGGTCAAGAACAACCTGGGCGACTGGGTGATGCGAGTGACCGATACCGGCGACATGGAAATCGGCGGTGATATGAATGTTGGTGGCACGCTGACGGAGATGTCCGATCGCAACGAAAAGCACGCCGTCGAGCCACTGGCTGGTGAATGGGTGCTGGAAAAGCTGGCGCAGGTGCCGGTGTCGGAGTGGTCATACAAGGGCGAGGCTGCTGACCAGCGCCACATCGGCCCGATGGCGCAGGACTTCTATGCCGCTTTCGGCCTGGCGAGCGGCGAGACGCGAATCTCGGCACGCGACATGGCCGGTGTGAACATGGCCGCCGTCAAGGCGCTGGAAAATCGCAACCGCGAACTGGAAATGAAAAACGCAGCACTCGAAGAACGCCTGGAACTGGTTGAGTCGCTGGTGGCCCAGCTCCTGCCGAAGACTGCACAGAACTGA
- a CDS encoding DUF4287 domain-containing protein: protein MDADAQVAKMEANIAEKTGHPIDYWVKQVKASGLGKHGEIVKWLKTDHGFTHGYANLVAHRTLKSSADQHDNADLVAAQYAGPKADLKPIYDKVIKIVEGFGDGLELSPKKAYVSLRHKKQFALVQPSTKTRVDLGINLKGREPEGRLEASGSFNAMVSHRIRLEKPADVDADVKRWLKDAFDAAS from the coding sequence ATGGATGCCGACGCACAAGTCGCCAAGATGGAGGCGAACATCGCCGAGAAGACCGGCCACCCCATCGACTATTGGGTGAAACAGGTCAAAGCCTCCGGCCTGGGCAAACACGGCGAGATCGTGAAGTGGCTGAAGACCGACCACGGCTTCACCCACGGCTACGCCAACCTGGTCGCGCACCGGACCCTGAAATCCAGCGCCGACCAGCACGACAACGCCGACCTGGTCGCGGCCCAGTACGCAGGCCCCAAGGCCGACCTGAAGCCGATCTATGACAAGGTCATCAAGATCGTCGAGGGCTTCGGTGATGGCCTGGAACTGTCGCCCAAGAAGGCCTACGTCAGCCTGCGCCACAAGAAGCAGTTCGCGCTGGTGCAGCCGTCGACGAAGACCCGCGTCGACCTGGGCATCAACCTGAAGGGCCGCGAGCCCGAAGGCCGACTGGAGGCCTCGGGCAGCTTCAACGCCATGGTCTCGCATAGGATCCGGCTGGAAAAACCCGCCGACGTGGATGCCGATGTGAAGCGCTGGCTGAAGGACGCCTTCGACGCCGCCAGCTAG
- a CDS encoding BglII/BstYI family type II restriction endonuclease, protein MIWKDYIPVDIAELYEIHDFKHAAAILANEFPNEARELYQALRTFRFTVDDIKKPGGNESGFPKKFSEILKPLGWKEKKLQARTLVGERTVSSDTHKVDYLKDRVAFDFEWNSKDQTYDRDLYAFRTFFDFDEISVGILVTRSNELDTLFVELGTYEDPKTGQVKAYKAKYGASTTHMGKLIPRLEAGRNGGCPVLVFGITPRLLMEESDD, encoded by the coding sequence ATGATCTGGAAAGACTACATCCCCGTCGACATCGCCGAGCTGTACGAGATTCATGATTTCAAGCATGCCGCAGCAATACTCGCCAATGAGTTCCCAAATGAAGCCAGAGAGCTTTATCAGGCTTTGAGAACGTTTCGATTTACGGTCGATGACATCAAAAAGCCAGGTGGGAACGAAAGTGGTTTTCCTAAGAAGTTTTCAGAAATTTTGAAACCGCTTGGCTGGAAGGAAAAAAAGCTTCAAGCCAGGACGTTAGTCGGTGAAAGAACGGTGAGTTCTGACACGCACAAGGTCGATTACCTAAAAGACCGGGTTGCCTTTGACTTCGAATGGAATAGCAAAGATCAGACGTATGATCGAGACCTTTACGCATTTCGGACCTTTTTTGATTTTGATGAAATAAGCGTTGGCATCTTGGTTACTCGTAGTAACGAATTGGACACACTTTTTGTAGAGCTTGGAACTTACGAAGACCCAAAGACTGGCCAGGTAAAAGCCTACAAAGCGAAATATGGCGCAAGTACAACGCACATGGGCAAGTTAATCCCTCGCCTCGAGGCAGGAAGAAATGGCGGGTGCCCCGTTCTGGTGTTCGGAATCACACCAAGACTTTTAATGGAAGAATCAGATGACTGA
- a CDS encoding helix-turn-helix domain-containing protein, with protein sequence MHLAGTLFQTPGHTFTRACRDLSVETPIGRWNMIEAQPAPDLADVVDCYWEGWGNIPPMREKILPRTQVELMFNLRGEHRILSMDGRDCDMDHNGGWLSGLQRRWLLIETTGGSHFVAARLKPWGTWRLLRTPMNEVACRVPETSDLWGGKGELLHERLAEAPNCFTRFDLLEQDLRARLDLRARQDDTLVEASRRIRNSLGRQRIDSLCRDLGTTRGTLGRRFREQVGLTPKTYARVVRIDALMGHLAANGPDQWAALAEDFGYHDQAHLAHDFREFCGTTPEDYLRRAAPGGSATMEDW encoded by the coding sequence ATGCACCTGGCCGGCACGCTGTTCCAGACGCCCGGCCACACCTTCACGCGCGCCTGCCGCGACCTGTCGGTCGAGACCCCCATCGGCCGCTGGAACATGATCGAGGCGCAGCCTGCCCCCGACCTGGCCGACGTCGTCGACTGCTACTGGGAAGGCTGGGGCAACATCCCGCCGATGCGCGAGAAAATCCTGCCGCGCACCCAGGTCGAACTGATGTTCAACCTGAGGGGCGAGCACCGCATCCTGTCGATGGATGGCCGCGACTGCGACATGGATCACAACGGCGGCTGGCTGTCGGGCCTGCAACGGCGCTGGCTGCTGATCGAAACCACCGGCGGCTCGCATTTCGTCGCCGCGCGCCTGAAACCCTGGGGCACCTGGCGCCTGCTGCGAACCCCGATGAACGAAGTTGCCTGCCGGGTTCCCGAGACCAGCGACCTGTGGGGCGGCAAGGGGGAACTGCTGCACGAGCGCCTGGCCGAGGCCCCCAACTGCTTCACCCGTTTCGACCTGCTCGAACAGGACCTGCGCGCCCGCCTGGACCTTCGCGCCCGCCAGGACGACACCCTGGTCGAGGCCTCGCGCCGCATTCGCAACAGCCTGGGCCGCCAGCGCATCGACAGCCTCTGCCGCGACCTGGGCACCACCCGCGGCACGCTTGGCCGGCGCTTCCGCGAACAAGTCGGCCTGACCCCGAAGACTTACGCCCGAGTGGTCCGGATCGACGCCCTGATGGGCCACCTGGCCGCCAACGGCCCGGACCAGTGGGCCGCGCTGGCCGAGGATTTTGGCTACCACGACCAGGCTCACCTGGCGCACGACTTCCGCGAATTCTGCGGCACGACGCCGGAAGACTACCTGCGCCGCGCGGCACCGGGCGGCAGCGCCACCATGGAAGACTGGTAG
- a CDS encoding TonB-dependent receptor plug domain-containing protein has translation MNHSELPPRRLVGAAILAFACANAWAQAEPLEENDPVLEEVQVLGTWLPVTRVAEGQQTRVATAMLQRSQPVDPEQMLARLPGVSVSRAGGSGGVSEVFLRGAESNFTAVLVDGMRLNDSANTRGGGFDFSTLASLELGQVDIATGAMSATYGSDAMAGVIQVETRFPGAGEGWAAGEWGTDHGWRAGAALGGAVGDTTIAVRATGEDAGDAIEGASLELTTLSAKLDGRLGDATDWRLVLRAADRQRISYPEVSGGPEYAVLPDLEYADGQSLGGSLLVDTEHSDRWSSEWLASWSQIEDDIATPAVPPGVLDGQPAYTSDTHYRRGELRWVNRLALGDAGAPDLALGVGFIDEDGYDAGTIDLGFAVLPNSWTLDRQTASAFAELGGRWGSGWVANAAVRGDHTEGDTRVSGKVGLGHENVAGGQAWLRAASGFKLPSFFALGNPLYGNPDLEPETVRSIEAGWERDFADRFSLGLAAFASRYEDLVDFDFENFTNVNRGKVDISGVELRGGWQVSNDWRLDADWVLADIDSEDGPLRRRPEDTGGLGLTWSPDGPWSLFASARYVGERLITSIPTGDVTDPAYWLLDGTLRYRAAGGWSAWAALDNAFDEDWQDAPGFPAPGRRLRLGVELGF, from the coding sequence ATGAATCATTCCGAATTGCCTCCGCGCCGGCTGGTCGGCGCGGCCATCCTTGCCTTTGCCTGCGCTAACGCCTGGGCCCAGGCCGAGCCTTTAGAAGAAAACGACCCCGTGCTGGAAGAGGTCCAGGTGCTGGGCACCTGGCTGCCCGTGACAAGGGTAGCCGAGGGCCAGCAGACCCGCGTGGCCACGGCCATGCTGCAGCGCAGCCAGCCCGTCGACCCGGAGCAGATGCTGGCGCGCCTGCCGGGTGTGTCCGTCAGCCGGGCCGGTGGCTCCGGTGGTGTGTCCGAGGTCTTCCTGCGCGGCGCCGAATCCAACTTCACCGCAGTGCTGGTCGACGGCATGCGCCTGAATGATTCGGCCAACACGCGCGGCGGCGGCTTCGATTTCTCCACGCTGGCCAGCCTTGAGCTTGGCCAGGTGGATATTGCCACCGGCGCCATGTCGGCGACCTATGGTTCCGACGCCATGGCGGGTGTTATCCAGGTTGAAACGCGTTTCCCCGGGGCCGGTGAAGGCTGGGCCGCCGGCGAATGGGGCACCGATCACGGCTGGCGCGCGGGCGCGGCGCTGGGCGGCGCGGTGGGCGATACGACCATCGCCGTTCGCGCCACCGGCGAGGACGCGGGTGACGCCATCGAGGGCGCCTCGCTGGAACTCACCACGCTGTCCGCGAAACTGGACGGCCGGCTCGGTGATGCCACCGACTGGCGCCTGGTGTTGCGCGCCGCGGATCGCCAGCGCATCAGCTACCCGGAAGTCAGTGGCGGGCCGGAATACGCCGTTCTGCCTGACCTGGAATATGCCGACGGCCAGTCCCTTGGCGGCTCACTACTCGTGGATACCGAACATTCCGATCGCTGGTCGTCTGAATGGCTGGCCAGCTGGTCACAGATCGAAGACGACATCGCCACGCCGGCCGTGCCGCCGGGAGTGCTGGACGGCCAGCCCGCGTATACCAGCGACACGCATTACCGCCGTGGTGAACTGCGCTGGGTGAACCGCCTGGCACTGGGCGATGCCGGTGCGCCCGACCTGGCGTTGGGCGTCGGTTTCATCGACGAAGACGGCTACGACGCGGGCACCATCGACCTGGGCTTCGCCGTGCTGCCCAACAGCTGGACCCTGGACCGCCAGACCGCGTCGGCCTTCGCCGAGCTGGGCGGGCGCTGGGGCAGCGGCTGGGTCGCCAACGCCGCCGTGCGCGGCGACCACACCGAGGGCGACACCCGGGTCTCCGGCAAGGTCGGCCTGGGCCACGAGAACGTGGCCGGCGGCCAGGCCTGGCTGCGCGCCGCCAGCGGCTTCAAGCTGCCCAGCTTTTTCGCGCTCGGCAATCCGCTGTATGGCAACCCCGACCTGGAGCCGGAGACGGTGCGCAGCATTGAGGCCGGCTGGGAGCGCGACTTCGCAGACCGCTTCAGCCTGGGCCTGGCCGCATTCGCCAGCCGCTACGAGGACCTGGTTGATTTCGATTTCGAGAACTTCACCAACGTCAACCGCGGCAAGGTGGACATCAGCGGCGTCGAGCTGCGCGGCGGCTGGCAGGTCAGCAACGACTGGCGCCTGGACGCCGACTGGGTGCTGGCCGATATCGACAGCGAGGACGGCCCGCTGCGCCGGCGCCCGGAAGACACGGGCGGCCTGGGCCTGACCTGGTCACCGGACGGGCCGTGGTCGCTGTTCGCCAGTGCGCGATATGTTGGCGAGCGACTGATCACGTCCATTCCCACCGGTGATGTCACCGACCCGGCCTACTGGCTGCTGGACGGCACGTTGCGTTACCGCGCGGCCGGTGGCTGGTCCGCCTGGGCCGCACTCGACAACGCGTTCGATGAAGACTGGCAGGACGCCCCTGGCTTTCCCGCGCCCGGGCGGCGGCTGCGTTTGGGCGTCGAACTGGGTTTCTGA
- a CDS encoding MT-A70 family methyltransferase, with the protein MTDVASDFKKTVAGQKFSTILADPPWQFINKTGKVAPEHKRLSRYGTLPLKDIVSIPVDSVTKDRAHLYLWVPNALLKEGLEVMEAWGFTYKTNLIWHKVRKDGGPDGRGVGFYFRNTTEIVLFGIKGTNARTLDPGRSQVNIMRTQKREHSRKPDEMYSIIESCSWGPYLELFARGSRDGWTTWGDQSDEYKPDWPTYANHSQASVG; encoded by the coding sequence ATGACTGATGTAGCAAGTGACTTTAAGAAGACGGTTGCCGGACAAAAATTCTCTACGATTTTGGCCGACCCGCCCTGGCAGTTCATAAACAAAACCGGAAAAGTCGCGCCAGAACATAAGCGGCTTTCACGTTATGGAACATTGCCTCTCAAAGATATTGTCTCGATTCCAGTCGATTCCGTAACAAAAGACAGGGCACACCTTTATCTCTGGGTCCCTAACGCCCTGCTCAAGGAAGGCCTTGAAGTGATGGAGGCTTGGGGTTTCACGTACAAAACAAACCTGATCTGGCACAAAGTGCGAAAGGATGGAGGCCCTGACGGACGCGGTGTCGGTTTTTATTTCAGGAACACAACGGAAATTGTTCTCTTTGGCATCAAGGGAACTAACGCCAGAACTCTCGATCCAGGCCGCAGCCAGGTCAATATCATGCGGACGCAAAAACGTGAGCATTCTCGAAAGCCGGACGAGATGTATTCAATTATCGAGTCTTGCAGTTGGGGACCATATCTAGAGCTGTTTGCCCGAGGTTCTCGCGACGGCTGGACCACTTGGGGTGACCAATCGGATGAGTACAAGCCGGATTGGCCAACTTATGCAAACCATTCTCAAGCAAGTGTTGGATGA
- a CDS encoding cupin domain-containing protein gives MKNLTSVILETGDDGRARIVERPVDLPGGHEQLRLSDIQPTRGMQWRESPVGYHSAVHCSGEPQWVFILSGQMEIGLPGGERRVFSAGEHFFSNDTLPEGATFDSEVHGHWSRQVGELPLVTLFIKALPS, from the coding sequence ATGAAAAACCTGACCTCTGTGATCCTTGAGACCGGCGATGACGGGCGCGCCCGGATTGTTGAGCGGCCGGTCGACCTGCCCGGTGGCCATGAGCAACTGCGGCTTTCCGATATCCAGCCGACGCGGGGCATGCAGTGGCGCGAGAGCCCGGTGGGGTATCACAGTGCCGTGCATTGCAGCGGCGAGCCGCAGTGGGTATTCATCCTTTCCGGCCAGATGGAAATCGGTCTGCCTGGCGGAGAGCGGCGGGTGTTCTCGGCCGGCGAGCACTTTTTCTCGAATGACACGCTGCCCGAGGGGGCCACGTTCGACTCCGAGGTTCACGGCCACTGGAGCCGCCAGGTGGGCGAGTTGCCGCTGGTGACGCTGTTCATCAAGGCTCTGCCATCATGA
- a CDS encoding DUF924 family protein, producing MASNHPGIAQVLDFWFRELRPSQWYGGGEALDAEIAARFGALVEQAHAGELDDWAETALGRLALVIVLDQFSRNIFRGSPRTWAMDEVCQRLVVDGIDAGMDETLALSQRQFFYMPLMHAEDPALQALSVEMFTALRDQAESTLEYALEHAGCIHEFGRFPYRNDVLGRETTPAEADYLASDRNPFG from the coding sequence ATGGCTTCTAACCACCCGGGCATCGCGCAGGTCCTCGATTTCTGGTTCCGCGAACTGCGGCCCTCGCAATGGTACGGCGGCGGCGAGGCGCTGGATGCCGAGATCGCCGCCCGGTTCGGGGCGCTGGTTGAGCAGGCCCATGCCGGTGAGCTCGATGACTGGGCAGAAACGGCGCTGGGGCGCCTGGCCCTGGTGATCGTGCTGGACCAGTTTTCGCGCAATATTTTTCGCGGCTCACCCAGGACCTGGGCGATGGATGAGGTCTGCCAGCGACTGGTGGTGGACGGCATCGACGCCGGCATGGACGAGACCCTGGCGCTGTCGCAGCGGCAGTTTTTCTACATGCCGCTGATGCATGCCGAGGACCCTGCGCTGCAGGCGCTGAGCGTGGAGATGTTCACGGCGCTGCGCGACCAGGCGGAGTCCACGCTCGAATACGCGCTGGAGCACGCCGGCTGCATCCACGAGTTCGGCCGATTTCCCTACCGCAATGACGTACTGGGCCGGGAAACGACTCCGGCCGAGGCCGACTACCTGGCCTCGGACCGCAACCCGTTCGGCTGA
- a CDS encoding tyrosine-type recombinase/integrase, which produces MSLFKRGETWWVRFTAPNGRRIRQSARTTDKRLAQEYEDTLKARLWREIQLGEKPRRTWQEAVVQWLREKQHKADIRQDRSKLRWLDSHLANHYLDEIDRETVFEIGETKRLESSPTTANRYLALIRSILRIARDEWEWLDHIPRVKLYPEPRRRVRWLTHQQAARLLTELPTHLADLATFTLATGLRQRNASFLRWEQVDLRRGMAWVHADESKSGKAIVVPLNDDALEVLRRRHGEHPDYVFTYNGAPVARTTTKAWYKALDRAGISDFRWHDLRHTWASWHVQAGTSLQELQELGGWSCQEMVLRYAHLGGEHLKRASRRIEGTNLAQDARQDHLRLIASR; this is translated from the coding sequence ATGTCACTATTCAAACGCGGTGAAACCTGGTGGGTCCGCTTTACCGCGCCCAATGGACGGCGAATACGCCAGTCTGCTCGGACTACGGACAAGCGGCTCGCGCAGGAGTACGAAGACACGTTAAAGGCAAGACTTTGGCGTGAGATTCAGCTCGGTGAGAAACCGAGACGCACCTGGCAGGAAGCTGTGGTGCAGTGGCTCCGGGAAAAGCAGCACAAGGCGGATATTCGGCAGGATCGGTCCAAGCTTCGCTGGTTGGACTCGCACCTCGCGAACCATTACCTGGATGAGATTGACCGGGAAACGGTTTTCGAGATCGGGGAGACCAAGCGGCTCGAATCGTCACCTACGACAGCCAACCGCTACCTCGCACTAATCCGGTCAATCCTCCGGATCGCTCGCGATGAGTGGGAATGGCTGGATCACATCCCCCGCGTCAAGCTCTACCCGGAACCACGCCGGCGGGTAAGGTGGCTGACCCACCAGCAGGCTGCACGCCTTCTGACGGAGTTACCCACCCACCTTGCAGACCTGGCGACCTTCACGCTGGCAACAGGGCTGAGGCAGCGCAATGCGTCTTTCCTCAGATGGGAGCAGGTCGACCTCCGGCGTGGGATGGCGTGGGTACATGCGGATGAGTCGAAGTCTGGCAAGGCCATCGTTGTTCCCCTGAATGACGACGCGCTTGAAGTCTTGCGACGGCGCCACGGAGAACACCCGGACTACGTTTTCACGTACAACGGCGCTCCGGTAGCGCGAACCACCACCAAGGCCTGGTACAAGGCTCTGGATCGGGCAGGGATTTCGGACTTTCGCTGGCATGACCTGCGCCACACCTGGGCCTCTTGGCACGTTCAGGCGGGAACGAGCCTACAGGAGCTTCAAGAGCTTGGTGGCTGGTCCTGTCAGGAGATGGTGTTGCGGTACGCCCATCTGGGCGGTGAGCACCTGAAACGGGCGTCGAGGCGCATAGAGGGCACAAACCTGGCACAAGATGCCCGCCAGGACCATCTAAGGCTGATCGCAAGTCGTTGA
- a CDS encoding sugar phosphate isomerase/epimerase family protein — MMTRRHFIAGSAGLALASTTAKAGYDGTWFDISLAQWSLNKAFWSGEKDKLRFAQIARDEFGITAIEYVNQFYQDGFSDKTVAELARVSREEGVRNVLIMCDREGRLGDPDAAARTKAVDNHVKWIEAARALGCHAIRVNAASEGAFDEQMQLAADGLRRLSEIGDTYGINVIVENHGGLSSNGAWLAAVMRTVDHPRCGTLPDFGNFVINRDTGEDYDAYLGTKQLMPFARGVSAKTFNFDADGNESGLDYPRLMEIVRAAGYRGHVGIEWEGDSLDEPAGIMATRKLLERMGGRV, encoded by the coding sequence ATGATGACACGCAGACACTTTATCGCCGGATCGGCCGGGCTGGCCCTGGCGTCCACCACCGCGAAGGCCGGTTACGACGGCACCTGGTTCGACATCTCGCTGGCCCAGTGGTCGCTGAACAAGGCCTTCTGGAGCGGTGAAAAAGACAAGCTGCGCTTCGCCCAGATCGCCCGCGACGAATTCGGCATCACCGCCATCGAGTACGTCAACCAGTTCTACCAGGACGGGTTCTCGGACAAGACCGTTGCCGAACTGGCGCGCGTATCGCGCGAAGAGGGTGTGCGCAACGTGCTGATCATGTGCGACCGCGAGGGCCGCCTGGGTGATCCAGATGCGGCGGCGCGGACGAAGGCCGTCGACAACCACGTCAAGTGGATCGAGGCGGCGCGCGCGCTGGGTTGCCATGCGATCCGCGTCAACGCGGCCTCGGAAGGCGCTTTCGATGAGCAGATGCAACTGGCCGCAGACGGCCTGCGCCGGCTGTCCGAGATTGGCGATACCTACGGCATCAACGTTATCGTCGAGAACCACGGTGGCCTGTCCAGCAACGGCGCCTGGCTGGCGGCGGTGATGCGCACCGTCGACCACCCGCGCTGCGGCACACTGCCGGATTTCGGCAACTTCGTCATCAACCGCGACACGGGCGAGGACTACGATGCCTACCTGGGAACGAAACAGCTGATGCCGTTCGCCAGGGGCGTCAGCGCCAAGACCTTCAACTTCGACGCCGACGGCAACGAGTCCGGCCTGGACTACCCACGCCTGATGGAGATCGTCCGCGCCGCCGGCTACCGCGGCCACGTGGGCATCGAGTGGGAGGGCGACAGCCTGGATGAGCCCGCTGGCATCATGGCCACGCGCAAGCTGCTGGAGCGCATGGGCGGCCGGGTTTGA
- a CDS encoding SMP-30/gluconolactonase/LRE family protein — protein sequence MKRRQMLSGGLALGAVLTAKTAMPWPEQPVRYPDPRLVSLDPRFDRYRIGNTPVQRIHTGNLWAEGPAWNAVGRYLLWSDIPANRQMRWLDENGATSVLRNPSNNSNGNTFDYQGRQISCEHLRAVVRYGHDGQRTVLAERFEGKRFNAPNDVVVHPNDGSIWFTDPGYGSMGDYEGERGELELKEAVYRIDAQSGAVSKVTDEIHKPNGLCFSPDYRTLYVTDTGLGEDSDDAKGIMAWDVDGARLRNRRPFASMVLDGRRGGADGIRADVDGNIWASAGWVGEGYDGVHIFAPDGQRIGQIQLPEICSNLCFGGAKRNRLFMTASQSVYAVYVGTRGAHIS from the coding sequence ATGAAACGTCGGCAAATGCTCAGTGGCGGCCTGGCGCTTGGCGCGGTGCTGACCGCGAAGACGGCGATGCCGTGGCCGGAACAGCCGGTGCGCTACCCCGACCCACGGCTAGTCAGCCTGGACCCGAGGTTCGACCGTTACCGCATTGGCAACACGCCGGTGCAACGCATCCATACCGGCAACCTGTGGGCCGAAGGCCCGGCCTGGAATGCCGTGGGTCGCTACCTGCTGTGGAGCGATATTCCCGCCAACCGGCAGATGCGCTGGCTGGACGAGAACGGCGCGACCAGCGTGCTGCGGAACCCATCGAACAACAGCAACGGCAACACCTTCGACTACCAGGGCCGGCAGATCAGCTGCGAGCACCTGCGAGCTGTTGTTCGCTACGGACACGACGGCCAGCGGACGGTGTTGGCGGAGCGCTTCGAGGGCAAGCGTTTCAATGCCCCGAACGACGTGGTCGTGCACCCGAATGACGGCTCGATCTGGTTCACCGACCCGGGCTACGGCAGCATGGGTGACTACGAAGGCGAGCGTGGCGAGCTGGAACTGAAGGAGGCGGTGTACCGCATCGACGCGCAGTCGGGCGCGGTCAGCAAGGTCACCGATGAAATCCACAAGCCCAACGGCCTGTGTTTCTCACCCGACTACCGCACCCTGTACGTCACCGATACGGGCCTGGGCGAGGACAGCGACGATGCGAAAGGCATCATGGCCTGGGACGTCGACGGCGCGCGGTTACGAAATCGCCGGCCATTCGCCAGCATGGTGCTGGATGGCCGCCGTGGCGGCGCGGACGGCATCCGCGCGGATGTTGACGGCAATATCTGGGCCAGCGCCGGCTGGGTGGGTGAAGGCTATGACGGCGTGCACATCTTCGCGCCGGATGGACAGCGCATCGGCCAGATCCAGCTACCGGAAATCTGCTCGAACCTGTGCTTTGGCGGCGCCAAGCGCAACCGCCTGTTCATGACGGCCAGCCAGTCCGTCTACGCGGTCTATGTGGGCACACGCGGCGCCCATATCAGCTGA